One Pseudomonas sp. MH9.2 DNA segment encodes these proteins:
- the lysS gene encoding lysine--tRNA ligase, giving the protein MSDQQLDPQDLQQEENSLIALRKEKLAAERAKGQAFPNDFRRDSYCNDLQKQYVDKTKEELLAAAIPVKVAGRLMLNRGSFMVIQDMTGRIQVYVNRKTLPEETLAAVKTWDLGDIIAAEGTLARSGKGDLYVEMTNVRLLTKSLRPLPDKHHGLTDTETRYRQRYVDLIVNEEVRHTFRVRSQVIAHIRSFFMQRDFLEVETPMLQTIPGGAAAKPFETHHNALDLDMFLRIAPELFLKRLVVGGFERVFEINRNFRNEGVSTRHNPEFTMLEFYQAYADYEDNMDLTEELFRELAQLVLNSTDVPYQGKVFHFGEPFQRISVFASILKYNPDITAADLEDIDKARAIAKKAGAAVKGFEGLGKLQTMIFEELVEHQLEQPTFITEYPFEVSPLARRNNNNPNVTDRFELFIGGREIANAYSELNDAEDQAERFQAQVRDKDSGDDEAMHYDADFVRALEYGMPPTAGEGIGIDRLVMLLTDAPSIRDVILFPHMRPQA; this is encoded by the coding sequence ATGAGCGACCAACAACTCGACCCGCAAGACCTGCAACAGGAAGAAAACAGCCTGATCGCCCTGCGCAAGGAAAAGCTTGCTGCCGAGCGCGCCAAGGGCCAGGCCTTCCCCAACGACTTCCGCCGCGACAGCTACTGCAATGATTTGCAGAAGCAGTATGTCGACAAGACCAAGGAAGAGCTGTTGGCTGCAGCGATTCCGGTCAAGGTCGCGGGTCGCCTCATGCTCAACCGTGGCTCGTTCATGGTGATTCAGGACATGACGGGTCGCATCCAGGTCTATGTCAACCGCAAGACGTTGCCAGAAGAAACCCTGGCGGCGGTCAAAACCTGGGACCTTGGTGACATCATCGCCGCCGAAGGCACCCTGGCGCGTTCCGGCAAGGGCGACCTGTATGTCGAAATGACCAACGTGCGGCTGCTGACCAAGTCCCTGCGCCCGCTGCCGGACAAGCACCATGGCCTGACCGATACCGAAACCCGCTATCGTCAGCGCTACGTTGACTTGATCGTCAACGAAGAAGTACGCCACACCTTCCGCGTTCGTTCGCAAGTCATTGCGCACATTCGCAGCTTCTTTATGCAGCGCGATTTCCTTGAAGTGGAAACGCCGATGTTGCAGACCATCCCGGGTGGTGCTGCGGCCAAGCCTTTCGAAACGCATCACAATGCACTCGACCTGGACATGTTCCTGCGTATCGCGCCAGAGCTGTTCCTCAAACGTCTGGTGGTGGGCGGGTTCGAGCGTGTATTCGAGATCAACCGCAACTTCCGTAACGAAGGCGTTTCGACTCGGCACAACCCCGAATTCACCATGCTTGAGTTCTATCAGGCATACGCTGATTACGAAGACAACATGGACCTCACCGAGGAGTTGTTCCGCGAGCTGGCACAGCTGGTTCTGAACAGTACCGACGTGCCTTATCAGGGCAAAGTGTTCCATTTCGGCGAACCGTTCCAGCGTATTTCGGTGTTCGCGTCGATCCTCAAGTACAACCCGGACATCACTGCGGCCGACCTTGAAGACATCGACAAGGCGCGTGCTATCGCCAAGAAAGCCGGTGCTGCCGTTAAAGGCTTCGAAGGTCTGGGCAAGTTGCAGACCATGATTTTCGAAGAGCTGGTCGAGCACCAACTGGAACAACCGACCTTCATCACCGAATACCCGTTCGAAGTGTCGCCGCTGGCACGTCGCAACAATAACAACCCGAACGTCACCGACCGCTTTGAGCTGTTCATCGGTGGCCGCGAAATCGCCAACGCCTACTCCGAGTTGAATGACGCGGAAGACCAGGCCGAGCGCTTCCAGGCTCAGGTTCGCGACAAGGATTCAGGGGACGATGAGGCCATGCATTACGATGCTGACTTCGTGCGTGCGCTGGAGTACGGCATGCCGCCAACGGCCGGTGAAGGTATCGGCATCGACCGGCTGGTGATGCTACTCACCGATGCACCGTCGATTCGTGACGTGATTCTGTTCCCGCACATGCGCCCACAAGCGTAA
- a CDS encoding OmpA family protein: MTHKQLMIPALLALSVGLAACSSQPNVNLEQARTNFSALQANPQASKVAALETKDASDWLDKADKAYQSKEDQKRVDQLAYLTNQRVEVAKQTINLRTAEGDLKNAAGQRAQARLDARDAQIKQLQASLNAKQTERGTVVTFGDVLFDFNKADLKSSGLVDINKLVQFLQENPDRKVIVEGYTDSSGSAAYNQSLSERRANSVRMALVKMGVSPERIVAQGYGKEYPVADNTSNSGRAQNRRVEVTISNDNQPVAPRSSMH, encoded by the coding sequence ATGACGCATAAACAACTGATGATCCCTGCCCTTCTGGCGCTCAGCGTTGGCCTGGCAGCCTGCTCTTCACAGCCAAACGTGAATCTTGAGCAAGCACGGACCAACTTCTCGGCCCTGCAAGCCAACCCGCAAGCCAGCAAAGTGGCTGCGCTGGAAACCAAGGACGCCAGCGATTGGCTGGATAAGGCTGACAAGGCCTACCAGAGCAAAGAAGACCAGAAGAGGGTCGATCAACTGGCTTACCTGACCAATCAGCGGGTCGAAGTCGCCAAGCAAACCATTAACCTGCGCACCGCCGAAGGCGATCTGAAAAACGCTGCCGGACAACGTGCCCAAGCGCGTCTGGATGCGCGCGATGCCCAGATCAAGCAACTGCAAGCCAGCCTGAACGCGAAGCAAACCGAGCGCGGGACCGTGGTGACATTCGGCGATGTGCTGTTCGACTTCAACAAGGCTGATTTGAAATCCAGCGGTCTGGTCGACATCAACAAGCTTGTCCAATTCCTTCAGGAAAATCCGGACCGCAAAGTGATTGTCGAAGGCTACACCGACAGCAGCGGTTCGGCGGCGTATAACCAGTCTTTGTCCGAGCGCCGTGCCAATTCGGTAAGAATGGCTCTGGTGAAAATGGGTGTCAGCCCTGAGCGCATCGTGGCCCAGGGTTATGGCAAGGAATACCCGGTTGCCGATAACACCAGCAACTCGGGTCGCGCACAGAACCGGCGTGTGGAAGTCACCATTTCCAACGATAACCAGCCTGTAGCTCCGCGTTCTTCGATGCATTAA
- a CDS encoding TetR family transcriptional regulator — protein sequence MNRAIAQKGAAGVATAVAQSVQYQGRKAIRQGSEQRRQEILDAVMRIVVRDGVRAVRHRAVAAEASVPLSATTYYFKDIDDLLTDAFAQYVERSAAYMAKLWENTEVILREMVARSDGSPGARARLADEIALMTMEYVRRQLMTRREHLIAEHAFHHEALLNPRLALLVSAHQEILLQGTGQFFQVMGSSQPHQDAQVLTGIISRMEYQGLLHGPQPHADEEMLGILTRHLHLVLGTTTPVCE from the coding sequence GTGAACCGTGCGATCGCTCAAAAGGGGGCTGCTGGCGTTGCCACAGCCGTAGCGCAGAGTGTTCAGTATCAAGGTCGCAAGGCCATTCGACAGGGCAGTGAGCAGCGCCGACAGGAGATCCTCGACGCGGTCATGCGCATTGTCGTTCGCGATGGCGTGCGAGCCGTGCGTCATCGTGCGGTGGCCGCCGAAGCCAGCGTGCCCCTGTCAGCCACGACCTATTACTTCAAAGACATCGATGACCTGCTCACCGATGCTTTTGCCCAATACGTCGAGCGCAGCGCGGCCTACATGGCCAAGCTGTGGGAAAACACCGAAGTGATCCTGCGTGAAATGGTTGCCCGAAGCGATGGCAGCCCTGGCGCTCGAGCCCGCCTGGCCGATGAAATCGCCCTGATGACCATGGAGTACGTGCGTCGCCAATTGATGACGCGCCGCGAGCATCTGATCGCCGAGCACGCCTTCCACCATGAGGCCTTGCTCAACCCGAGACTGGCCCTGCTGGTCAGTGCACATCAGGAGATTTTGCTGCAAGGTACAGGTCAATTCTTCCAGGTGATGGGGTCTTCGCAACCGCATCAGGATGCACAAGTGTTGACGGGGATAATCAGCCGGATGGAATATCAGGGCCTGCTCCACGGCCCGCAGCCTCACGCAGACGAAGAAATGCTCGGCATCCTCACCCGCCACCTGCATCTGGTGTTGGGGACCACGACACCTGTTTGCGAGTGA
- the ppc gene encoding phosphoenolpyruvate carboxylase, which produces MADIDVRLREDVHLLGELLGNTIREQHGAEFLDKIERIRKAAKAGRRDSAAGTEQLSSSLDELSEDELLPVARAFNQFLNLANIAEQYQLIHRRDDSQPQPFESRVLPELLERLKKAGHSPEALARQLGKLEIELVLTAHPTEVARRTLIQKYDAIAEQLAALDHRDLNAAEREQITVRLQRLIAEGWYTEEIRRTRPTPIDEAKWGFAVIERSLWHAIPHYLRKADRALHAATGLHLPLEAAPIRFASWMGGDRDGNPNVTAAVTREVLLLARWMAADLYLRDIEQLASELSMQQASAELRAAAGDSAEPYRTVLKQLRDRLRATRNWAQSSLAVTQPAPDNILQNNRDLLEPLQLCFQSLHACGMGVIADGPLLDCLRRAVTFGLFLVRLDVRQDASRHSAAMTEITDYLGLGRYEEWDEETRIAFLLRELNNRRPLLPSHFKPAADTAEVLATCREVAAAPAASLGSYVISMAGSASDVLAVQLLLKEAGLQRPMRVAPLFETLADLDNAGPAIQHLLSLPGYRSRLHGPQEVMIGYSDSAKDAGTTAAAWAQYRAQENLVEICREQQVELLLFHGRGGTVGRGGGPAHAAILSQPPGSVAGRFRTTEQGEMIRFKFGLPDIAEQNLNLYLAAVLEATLQPPPMPEPAWRQMMDHLSADGVSAYRAVVRENPEFVEYFRQATPEQELGRLPLGSRPAKRREGGVESLRAIPWIFAWTQTRLMLPAWLGWEAALSKALERGESDLLAQMREQWPFFRTRIDMLEMVLAKADSDIARMYDERLVEARLQHLGAHLRDLLSQACTTVLGLTGQSRLLAHSPETLEFISLRNTYLDPLHLLQAELLARSRKREATLDSPLEQALLVSVAGIAAGLRNTG; this is translated from the coding sequence ATGGCTGATATCGATGTACGTTTGCGTGAGGACGTTCACCTGTTGGGTGAGCTGTTGGGCAACACCATTCGTGAGCAACACGGGGCTGAATTTCTCGACAAGATCGAGCGTATCCGCAAGGCGGCCAAAGCCGGGCGCCGTGATTCGGCGGCGGGCACCGAGCAGCTGAGTTCAAGCCTGGACGAGCTGAGTGAGGATGAACTTTTGCCGGTGGCAAGGGCGTTCAACCAGTTTTTGAACCTGGCCAATATTGCCGAGCAATATCAACTTATCCACAGGCGCGATGATTCCCAGCCTCAGCCCTTTGAATCCCGCGTACTGCCTGAATTGCTTGAGCGTCTGAAAAAAGCCGGGCATAGCCCCGAGGCCTTGGCTCGACAGTTGGGCAAGCTGGAAATCGAGCTGGTGTTGACCGCTCACCCGACCGAAGTCGCACGACGGACGCTGATTCAAAAGTACGACGCCATCGCCGAGCAGCTGGCGGCGCTTGATCATCGCGACCTGAATGCCGCCGAGCGCGAACAAATCACAGTGCGCTTGCAGCGATTGATCGCCGAAGGCTGGTACACCGAAGAAATTCGCCGCACACGCCCGACCCCCATCGATGAGGCGAAGTGGGGCTTTGCGGTGATTGAGCGCTCGCTGTGGCATGCCATCCCCCATTACTTGCGCAAGGCAGATCGTGCTTTGCATGCCGCGACCGGGCTGCACTTGCCGCTGGAGGCCGCACCGATCCGTTTTGCCTCGTGGATGGGCGGTGATCGCGACGGCAACCCGAATGTCACCGCAGCGGTCACCCGCGAAGTCTTGCTGCTGGCGCGCTGGATGGCTGCGGACCTTTACCTGCGTGACATCGAACAACTGGCCTCTGAACTCTCTATGCAGCAGGCCAGCGCCGAGTTACGCGCGGCGGCGGGTGATAGCGCCGAACCCTACCGAACCGTGCTCAAGCAACTGCGTGATCGCCTGCGAGCGACCCGTAACTGGGCGCAATCTTCCCTGGCCGTCACGCAGCCGGCGCCCGATAACATTCTGCAGAACAACCGTGATCTGCTAGAGCCGCTGCAACTGTGTTTTCAGTCGCTGCACGCGTGCGGCATGGGCGTGATTGCCGACGGTCCATTACTGGACTGCCTGCGGCGCGCCGTCACGTTCGGTCTGTTTCTGGTGCGTCTGGATGTGCGCCAGGACGCCAGTCGCCACAGCGCGGCAATGACTGAAATCACCGACTATCTGGGCCTCGGTCGTTACGAGGAATGGGATGAAGAAACCCGCATCGCCTTCCTCCTGCGCGAACTGAACAACCGGCGGCCGCTGTTGCCGAGTCACTTCAAACCGGCTGCCGATACCGCCGAGGTCCTAGCCACGTGCCGGGAAGTGGCGGCGGCACCGGCAGCCTCATTGGGCTCCTACGTGATCTCGATGGCGGGCTCGGCCTCCGATGTGTTGGCGGTCCAACTGCTGCTCAAAGAGGCCGGGCTGCAACGGCCGATGCGTGTGGCGCCGTTGTTCGAAACCCTGGCCGACCTGGATAACGCGGGTCCGGCGATCCAGCACCTGCTCAGCCTGCCGGGCTATCGCTCGCGCCTGCATGGCCCGCAGGAAGTGATGATCGGGTATTCCGACTCGGCCAAGGATGCCGGCACTACGGCGGCTGCCTGGGCGCAATACCGGGCGCAGGAAAACCTGGTGGAGATCTGCCGCGAGCAACAGGTCGAATTGCTCTTGTTCCATGGTCGCGGCGGTACCGTCGGGCGTGGGGGTGGTCCTGCGCATGCGGCGATTCTGTCGCAACCGCCGGGGTCGGTGGCCGGGCGTTTCCGCACCACTGAGCAGGGCGAGATGATTCGCTTCAAGTTCGGCTTGCCGGACATTGCCGAGCAAAACCTCAACCTGTACCTGGCGGCGGTGCTCGAAGCGACCTTGCAGCCACCGCCCATGCCAGAGCCTGCGTGGCGGCAGATGATGGATCACTTGTCGGCTGACGGCGTCAGCGCATACCGCGCGGTGGTGCGCGAGAACCCTGAGTTCGTTGAGTATTTCCGCCAGGCAACCCCTGAGCAGGAATTAGGCCGCTTGCCGTTGGGCAGTCGCCCGGCCAAGCGCCGCGAAGGTGGGGTGGAGAGTCTGCGTGCGATCCCATGGATCTTCGCCTGGACCCAGACCCGCCTGATGCTGCCCGCCTGGCTCGGCTGGGAAGCGGCGCTGAGTAAGGCGCTGGAGCGTGGCGAGAGCGACCTGTTGGCTCAGATGCGTGAGCAGTGGCCTTTTTTTCGTACCCGAATCGATATGTTGGAGATGGTCCTGGCCAAAGCCGACAGCGATATTGCCCGAATGTATGACGAACGGTTGGTGGAGGCCCGTCTGCAACATTTAGGCGCGCACTTGCGCGACCTATTGTCGCAGGCGTGCACCACGGTCCTGGGACTCACGGGCCAATCTCGCCTACTTGCACATAGCCCTGAAACGCTGGAGTTCATTAGTCTGCGCAACACGTATCTGGACCCGCTGCATTTGCTTCAGGCCGAGCTTCTGGCCCGCTCGCGCAAGCGAGAGGCGACTTTGGACAGTCCTTTGGAACAGGCGTTACTGGTGTCTGTGGCGGGCATCGCTGCCGGATTGCGCAACACAGGTTGA
- a CDS encoding alpha/beta hydrolase, whose protein sequence is MKLLGILTLLLTLTGCSSLLFYPEPGQPFTPDRAHLAYRDVTLTAADGTRLHGWWLPAKAGVPVKGTVLHLHGNGGNLAWHLGGSWWLPEEGYQVLLLDYRGYGMSQGEPSLQGIYQDVDAAFSWLNRAPEVQGKPLVVLGQSLGGAIAVHYLAEHPQQRARVKALILDGTPASYRDVARYTLSTSWLTWPLQTPLSWLIPDADSAIRGLPLLSGTPLLIFQSLDDSMVPLSNGISLYQAAPPPRVLQLTRGGHVQTFSDPTWRQVMVRYLEDPQHFNGLRRLAEVPNYPSHSGALRAQQNSEIEHSESPQ, encoded by the coding sequence GTGAAGTTATTGGGCATCCTCACATTGCTCCTGACCCTCACCGGCTGCAGTTCCTTACTGTTCTACCCTGAGCCGGGCCAGCCGTTTACTCCTGATAGAGCCCACCTGGCCTATCGCGACGTGACCCTGACGGCGGCTGACGGTACCCGGTTGCATGGCTGGTGGCTGCCGGCCAAGGCCGGGGTTCCGGTCAAGGGCACGGTGCTGCACTTGCATGGCAATGGCGGCAATCTGGCCTGGCACCTGGGTGGCAGTTGGTGGCTGCCGGAGGAGGGCTATCAGGTGCTGCTGCTGGACTACCGCGGTTACGGCATGTCGCAAGGCGAGCCGAGCCTGCAGGGGATCTATCAGGATGTCGACGCCGCGTTTTCCTGGTTGAACCGCGCGCCCGAGGTGCAAGGCAAGCCTCTGGTGGTGCTCGGGCAAAGTCTCGGTGGTGCGATAGCGGTGCACTATCTGGCTGAACATCCGCAACAGCGCGCTCGGGTCAAGGCGCTGATACTTGACGGAACACCGGCCAGCTACCGCGATGTTGCCCGGTATACCCTCAGCACCTCATGGTTGACCTGGCCGTTGCAAACACCGCTGTCGTGGCTGATTCCTGACGCAGACAGCGCGATCAGGGGCCTGCCACTGCTGAGCGGAACGCCGCTGCTGATTTTCCAGAGCCTGGATGATTCGATGGTGCCCCTTTCCAACGGCATCAGTCTGTATCAAGCTGCGCCCCCTCCACGAGTCCTGCAGTTGACGCGTGGCGGGCATGTGCAGACATTCTCTGACCCTACGTGGCGTCAGGTGATGGTGCGCTACCTAGAGGATCCGCAGCACTTCAATGGCCTGCGGCGTCTAGCCGAAGTTCCGAATTACCCCAGCCACTCGGGTGCGCTGCGTGCACAACAGAATTCAGAAATTGAACATTCAGAGAGTCCGCAATGA
- a CDS encoding DUF4398 domain-containing protein, with translation MKISTAYTSFSNLRGLKLAALALGSSLVLAGCAGNPPTEQYAVTQSAVNSAVSAGGPEFAAVEMKSAQDKLKQAEMAMHDKKYDEAKRLAEQAEWDARVAERKAQAAKAERAVKDAHQGVDELREEGMRTSQ, from the coding sequence ATGAAGATCAGCACTGCCTACACCTCGTTTAGCAACCTGCGCGGGTTGAAACTTGCTGCGCTGGCCCTCGGCAGCAGCTTGGTACTGGCCGGTTGTGCTGGCAATCCACCGACCGAGCAGTACGCCGTGACTCAATCGGCCGTGAACAGCGCCGTAAGTGCTGGCGGACCCGAGTTTGCCGCCGTGGAAATGAAATCGGCGCAGGACAAGCTCAAGCAAGCAGAAATGGCCATGCACGACAAAAAATACGACGAAGCCAAACGTTTGGCCGAACAGGCTGAATGGGACGCCCGCGTAGCTGAACGCAAGGCTCAAGCGGCTAAAGCCGAGAGAGCGGTCAAGGATGCCCATCAAGGCGTTGATGAATTACGAGAGGAAGGCATGCGTACCTCGCAATAA
- a CDS encoding flavohemoglobin expression-modulating QEGLA motif protein, whose product MDDYQQIIRALSDRIVVAQTPIRVLDAVKWDDSIRKGFLEAKGKKMPAVDRAYYDNRPLAFDSNAVKLEFQNIERDITRQLGQFNPVGQIMRRMCKEYRMVIRMLEARGTADFGLISQELYGAASDAFHAGDPTLADLGLMLSDYLNNIAGRGDLKDEPKTLTAKDAVSMLQTRLNKVFGEAEETIRVFESDGIVADAAAGADYIKIRSDAMFNERDVRALEVHEGLVHVGTTLNGQNQPICTFLSKGPPSSTVTQEGLAILMEVIAFASYPSRLRKLTNRTRAIHMAEEGADFLQVFEFYREQGFGMSESYGNASRVFRGSVPDGLPFTKDLSYLKGFIMVYNYIQLAVRKGKLEQIPLLFCGKTTLEDMRALRQLVDEGLVTPPKYLPEQFRDMNALSAWMCFSNFLNHLSLDRIEADYSNIL is encoded by the coding sequence GTGGACGATTACCAGCAGATTATTCGTGCCTTGTCAGACCGCATTGTCGTGGCTCAGACACCGATTCGTGTCCTTGACGCGGTGAAGTGGGACGACAGTATTCGCAAAGGTTTTCTCGAGGCCAAGGGCAAGAAAATGCCCGCCGTGGATCGCGCTTATTATGACAACCGGCCACTGGCGTTCGACTCCAACGCGGTGAAGCTGGAATTCCAGAACATCGAGCGTGACATCACCCGCCAGTTGGGTCAGTTCAACCCGGTCGGGCAGATCATGCGGCGCATGTGCAAGGAGTACCGGATGGTCATCCGTATGCTTGAAGCGCGTGGCACAGCGGATTTCGGCCTGATTTCCCAAGAGCTTTATGGCGCTGCGTCGGATGCCTTCCATGCGGGCGACCCGACGCTCGCGGATCTGGGCCTGATGCTCTCCGATTACCTGAATAATATCGCCGGGCGCGGGGACCTTAAGGACGAGCCGAAAACGCTCACCGCCAAAGATGCGGTGAGTATGCTGCAAACCCGTTTGAACAAGGTGTTTGGTGAAGCGGAGGAGACCATTCGTGTGTTCGAATCCGATGGCATCGTCGCCGACGCGGCGGCCGGTGCCGATTACATCAAGATCCGCTCCGATGCGATGTTTAACGAGCGAGACGTGCGGGCGCTGGAAGTGCACGAAGGGCTGGTGCATGTCGGCACGACCCTCAATGGCCAGAATCAGCCGATCTGCACGTTCCTGTCCAAGGGGCCGCCGTCGTCCACGGTGACCCAGGAAGGCCTGGCGATTCTGATGGAAGTGATTGCTTTCGCCTCATACCCAAGCCGCTTGCGTAAGCTGACTAACCGCACTCGCGCCATCCACATGGCCGAGGAGGGCGCTGATTTCTTGCAGGTTTTCGAGTTCTATCGTGAGCAAGGCTTTGGCATGTCCGAAAGCTACGGCAACGCTAGTCGCGTATTCCGTGGTTCGGTGCCCGATGGTCTGCCATTTACGAAAGACTTGTCCTACCTCAAGGGCTTCATCATGGTTTACAACTACATTCAGTTGGCCGTGCGCAAAGGCAAGCTTGAGCAGATACCGTTGTTATTCTGTGGCAAAACCACCCTGGAAGACATGCGCGCCTTGCGCCAGTTGGTCGATGAAGGGTTGGTGACGCCGCCGAAATACCTGCCTGAACAGTTCCGGGACATGAACGCCTTGTCCGCATGGATGTGCTTCTCCAACTTCCTCAACCATTTGAGCCTGGACCGGATTGAGGCTGACTACTCGAACATCCTGTAG
- a CDS encoding pilin assembly protein — MKIRELAQHWEQNAKGRLTNTGYAIHLDVESAARLAAISEMYPKRLPEELLGELIGAALEELETSFPYVKGNHVVATDEEGDPLYEDIGPTPRFLALSRRYLHDLTEQADTQNH; from the coding sequence ATGAAAATCCGTGAACTCGCACAACACTGGGAACAGAATGCAAAGGGACGCCTGACCAATACCGGCTATGCGATTCATTTGGACGTCGAATCAGCCGCTCGCTTGGCTGCTATTTCCGAGATGTACCCCAAACGCCTTCCCGAAGAGTTGCTCGGCGAACTGATTGGTGCTGCACTCGAAGAGCTCGAAACCAGCTTCCCCTACGTGAAAGGCAACCATGTCGTGGCCACCGATGAAGAGGGTGATCCACTCTACGAAGACATTGGTCCTACCCCGCGCTTTCTCGCGCTGTCGCGACGTTATCTGCATGATCTGACCGAACAGGCCGACACGCAAAATCACTGA